In Zobellia roscoffensis, the following are encoded in one genomic region:
- a CDS encoding ABC transporter ATP-binding protein has protein sequence MSKEIIKIQDLTRQFTMGTETVHALRGISFTIHEGEFVTIMGSSGSGKSTMLNILGCLDQPTSGSYEIDGVGMKDLSRNQLATIRNKKIGFIFQSYNLLARTSAIENVELPLLYNSTVGNDERRERAVKALEMVGLGDRLHHTPSQLSGGQQQRVAIARSLVNNPVMILADEATGNLDTRTSYEIMSLFQDLNSQGITITFVTHEPDIATFSNRTIVLKDGNIIQDYKNENIQSAAKELAKLPQEDH, from the coding sequence ATGAGTAAAGAAATTATAAAAATACAGGACTTAACACGTCAGTTTACCATGGGTACCGAAACTGTTCATGCCCTACGTGGAATTTCATTTACCATACACGAGGGTGAGTTTGTAACTATTATGGGATCTAGTGGCTCTGGCAAAAGTACGATGTTGAATATTTTAGGATGTTTAGACCAACCAACATCCGGTTCGTACGAGATAGATGGTGTTGGTATGAAAGATTTGAGCCGTAATCAATTGGCAACCATCCGAAATAAGAAAATAGGATTTATCTTTCAATCATACAATTTATTGGCAAGAACCTCTGCTATAGAAAATGTTGAGTTACCGTTACTTTATAATAGTACCGTAGGTAATGATGAGCGTAGAGAGCGTGCCGTAAAAGCATTGGAGATGGTCGGTTTAGGCGATAGGTTACATCACACGCCATCTCAGCTTTCAGGTGGTCAACAACAGCGTGTTGCCATTGCCCGATCATTGGTAAATAATCCTGTTATGATTTTAGCAGATGAGGCCACCGGTAATTTAGATACAAGAACATCGTATGAAATAATGTCTTTGTTCCAGGATCTGAACAGTCAAGGTATTACCATCACATTTGTTACGCATGAGCCTGATATTGCGACCTTTAGTAACAGAACCATTGTTTTAAAAGATGGAAATATTATTCAAGACTATAAGAATGAAAATATACAGTCTGCAGCAAAAGAATTGGCAAAACTGCCTCAAGAAGACCATTGA
- a CDS encoding efflux RND transporter periplasmic adaptor subunit yields MKNKNKIILGGIALVIVAFVAYSFMTGDENTTIEAKTIVAKKGDVTTMVTATGTIEPINQVDVGTQVSGVVEKIYVDYNSVVKEGQLIAELDKTNLKAATVQAQASYDNAVSNRNYLQTIYERQKTLYDNQVISKSDYDDALYNYETAKGTVTQRLSDLQQARTNLGYANIYSPIDGVVLSRDIEEGQTVAASYSTPTLFTIAQDLKEMQVEADVDEADIGVVEEGQRVSFTVDAYQGQEFEGEVTQVRLDPTVTSNVVTYTVVIKADNPDLRLKPGLTATISIYTLELKDVLSVEAKAINFKPTPPEMMAYNEQENLTVERPEGGPMNNDEESTKVWVMKSNGAISPKEVTLGASDGVNVQILSGINEGDKLVYSLKSETGISGPPTGGSEESPFMPKPPGKK; encoded by the coding sequence ATGAAAAATAAAAACAAAATCATATTAGGCGGTATTGCATTAGTAATCGTAGCCTTTGTAGCCTATAGCTTTATGACAGGGGATGAAAATACCACCATTGAAGCTAAAACTATAGTTGCCAAAAAAGGAGACGTCACTACCATGGTCACTGCAACAGGAACCATAGAGCCAATAAATCAAGTAGATGTTGGTACACAGGTATCTGGGGTAGTTGAAAAAATATATGTGGATTATAATAGTGTTGTTAAAGAAGGGCAGCTTATTGCAGAGTTGGATAAGACCAATCTAAAAGCTGCAACAGTACAAGCACAAGCCTCGTATGATAATGCGGTAAGCAACCGAAATTATCTACAGACGATTTATGAAAGACAAAAAACATTGTATGACAACCAAGTTATAAGTAAATCTGATTATGACGATGCTCTTTACAATTACGAAACCGCAAAGGGTACTGTAACGCAGCGTTTATCTGATCTACAGCAAGCGAGAACCAACTTAGGTTACGCCAATATCTATTCTCCAATTGATGGTGTAGTACTATCTAGAGATATTGAAGAGGGACAAACGGTAGCCGCAAGCTATAGCACACCAACGCTATTTACCATTGCTCAAGATTTAAAGGAGATGCAGGTAGAAGCCGATGTTGATGAGGCAGATATAGGTGTTGTAGAAGAAGGTCAGCGAGTAAGTTTTACGGTTGATGCATACCAAGGTCAAGAATTTGAAGGAGAAGTCACTCAGGTTAGGTTAGATCCTACCGTGACCTCAAATGTAGTTACGTATACTGTGGTTATAAAAGCCGACAATCCTGATTTGAGATTGAAACCCGGACTAACAGCAACGATATCTATTTACACATTAGAGTTAAAAGATGTGTTATCGGTAGAGGCAAAGGCAATCAATTTTAAACCTACACCGCCAGAAATGATGGCTTATAATGAGCAAGAAAACTTAACCGTTGAGCGTCCAGAAGGCGGACCTATGAACAATGATGAAGAATCTACTAAAGTTTGGGTAATGAAATCTAACGGAGCTATTTCTCCAAAAGAAGTGACTTTAGGTGCGAGTGACGGAGTAAATGTTCAAATTCTCAGTGGTATAAACGAAGGAGACAAGTTGGTCTACAGTTTAAAGTCTGAAACTGGAATATCTGGACCACCAACGGGCGGTTCTGAAGAGAGTCCGTTCATGCCAAAACCACCAGGAAAAAAATAG
- a CDS encoding TolC family protein encodes MKQYIIIVTSILFAQLAFSQEAETTTASKIWSLEDCIAYAMENNITVKDATLNASISEVDYSKSKSARLPNLFGSASQNFSSGTSIDPITSDYVSDQIHSTNLGINSSMTLFQGNQLSNQIKQNKLLLEQNSLLAEEAKNSIVISILESYLQTLFSKEGIAIAESNLDASEKEVLRAKSRLDAGSIALTDYTEAQSQAATNKYNVIAAKNEYEQNIITLKQLLELSPLENLEIETIDENTDLLNLELNKEAIYTNALNYLPEVEASKTNIAVNEKELDIAKGGYLPTLSLIGSVGSGYTSINDNTFSDQLDVNFNQKLGLSLTIPIFNRNQTKAAVQTASLYIERAEIQKQTVEKEVIKKVETAYQNALSSQEQLVAAEASKEAAEQSYDLAQKKYELGDLSTTDLVISQNTYTNAQQNYLQSKYLNILYHQLLQFYQGNEIKL; translated from the coding sequence ATGAAACAATATATAATCATAGTAACAAGCATTTTATTTGCACAACTTGCTTTTTCACAAGAAGCCGAAACAACTACAGCTTCAAAAATATGGTCCCTAGAAGATTGTATTGCGTACGCTATGGAAAATAACATCACAGTTAAAGATGCGACGTTGAATGCAAGTATTTCAGAAGTAGATTATAGCAAATCAAAATCAGCTCGGCTACCAAATCTTTTCGGTAGTGCATCTCAGAATTTTTCAAGTGGTACTTCTATTGATCCTATTACCAGTGATTATGTTTCGGATCAAATTCATAGTACCAATCTTGGAATTAACAGTTCAATGACTCTTTTTCAGGGTAATCAACTTTCAAATCAAATTAAACAAAATAAACTTTTACTAGAACAAAATAGCCTGCTGGCGGAAGAAGCTAAAAACAGCATTGTCATCAGTATTTTAGAAAGCTACTTGCAAACTTTATTTAGTAAAGAAGGAATTGCTATTGCTGAAAGCAATTTAGACGCATCCGAAAAAGAGGTACTACGTGCAAAATCTCGACTCGATGCCGGTTCTATAGCCCTAACCGATTACACCGAAGCTCAGAGTCAGGCTGCGACCAACAAATACAATGTTATTGCCGCAAAAAATGAGTACGAACAGAATATCATCACTTTAAAGCAATTGTTAGAATTATCGCCTTTAGAAAATCTAGAAATCGAAACTATTGATGAGAACACGGATCTATTGAACCTGGAACTCAATAAAGAAGCAATTTATACGAATGCCTTAAACTATTTACCTGAGGTGGAAGCAAGTAAGACCAACATTGCGGTGAATGAAAAGGAATTGGATATCGCCAAAGGTGGTTACCTGCCTACATTGTCGCTTATAGGAAGCGTTGGTTCTGGGTATACCAGTATAAACGACAATACATTTTCTGATCAATTAGATGTGAATTTCAACCAGAAATTGGGGTTGAGCTTAACCATACCCATTTTTAACAGGAATCAGACCAAGGCTGCCGTGCAGACCGCATCCCTATATATTGAAAGAGCTGAGATACAAAAACAAACTGTAGAAAAAGAAGTTATTAAAAAGGTTGAAACCGCATACCAAAATGCGCTTTCATCACAAGAACAATTGGTTGCTGCGGAGGCTTCTAAAGAAGCTGCCGAGCAATCCTATGATCTAGCACAGAAAAAATACGAGTTGGGCGATTTAAGTACAACTGATCTAGTTATAAGTCAGAACACATATACCAATGCCCAACAAAATTACCTACAGTCTAAATATCTAAATATTCTGTACCACCAATTATTACAATTCTATCAAGGAAACGAAATTAAACTTTAA
- a CDS encoding outer membrane beta-barrel protein: MKQFLYVISSLYFSSYIQAQIPPKEYLSLDSLLITNLSQYRIETPMSLNGEVFTNGAFDYKVSDKISVGLERDYAKFGTHERISPSVGFTYDVNEKKYVFFRGGPTYDINQVTGTTEGNLINVNLGIGYRIKKKMKLEVGVQFGRTTISNLPTTNQFLLSIRFRF, translated from the coding sequence ATGAAACAATTTCTATATGTAATTTCCAGTTTATACTTCTCTTCTTATATACAAGCGCAAATCCCACCAAAAGAATATCTCTCATTAGACTCTTTGCTCATTACCAATTTATCTCAATACCGTATTGAAACTCCTATGAGCTTAAATGGCGAAGTGTTTACCAACGGAGCTTTCGACTACAAGGTATCAGATAAAATAAGTGTAGGATTAGAAAGGGATTACGCAAAATTTGGAACCCATGAGCGCATAAGTCCGTCCGTTGGGTTTACTTACGATGTAAATGAAAAGAAGTACGTATTCTTCCGTGGCGGACCAACCTATGATATTAACCAAGTTACAGGAACTACGGAAGGAAATCTTATCAATGTTAATCTGGGCATTGGTTATAGAATTAAGAAAAAGATGAAATTAGAAGTGGGTGTGCAATTCGGAAGAACTACCATATCTAACCTACCCACAACTAACCAGTTTTTATTATCCATACGTTTTAGGTTCTGA
- a CDS encoding CotH kinase family protein yields MKKVSILLLLAIHFTFTISCADDDTITTDEDSENAEVVDDQTDEQDETTYVESYDDTDFDATDWTDATHSKSADPNFDVVFEDNTVKRLDLVITEERWQSMLDDMTSLYGNFGGISGPGSGGPGGGGLVETDEDPIFVPGEVLFEDKEWYRVGLRFKGNSSLQSSWSAGILKLSFKLDFDEFEDEYPQIDNQRFYGFKKLSLKNNYNDKSMLREKIATDVFREAGLASSHASIYEVYVDHGDGPEYFGVYTMVEEVDDTVIDTQFSDNDGNLYKPDGDGASFAEGTFSEDVFVKKTNEDEADFSDIENLFAALHADNRTTDPEAWRTNLETIFDTDTFLNYLAVNTVIQNWDTYGRMTHNYFLYNNPDTEKLAWIPWDNNEALQSGNQQGSLALDFSDLNDTEWPLIGYLYEDATYKAKYDSYVQEFVNNVFTVSAMQSEYAAYASLVEPYATAEVEGYTFLNSSADFQAAISELNSHVSERVAAAENYLN; encoded by the coding sequence ATGAAAAAAGTAAGTATACTGCTACTATTAGCTATCCATTTTACCTTCACAATTTCCTGTGCAGATGATGATACCATCACTACAGATGAAGATTCTGAAAATGCAGAAGTGGTAGATGACCAAACGGATGAACAAGATGAAACGACCTATGTAGAATCTTATGATGATACTGACTTTGATGCAACAGACTGGACTGATGCTACCCATAGCAAATCTGCAGACCCTAATTTTGATGTGGTTTTTGAGGACAATACGGTAAAACGTTTAGATCTTGTAATTACAGAAGAACGTTGGCAGAGCATGTTGGACGACATGACTTCCCTTTATGGCAATTTTGGTGGTATCAGTGGTCCTGGATCAGGAGGTCCAGGTGGTGGTGGATTAGTAGAGACAGATGAAGATCCTATTTTCGTGCCAGGAGAAGTACTTTTTGAAGATAAGGAATGGTACCGCGTAGGATTACGTTTTAAAGGTAATTCTAGTTTACAGTCAAGCTGGTCAGCTGGTATTTTAAAATTATCGTTTAAGTTAGATTTTGATGAATTTGAAGATGAATATCCGCAAATAGATAATCAACGTTTTTATGGTTTCAAGAAATTAAGCCTAAAGAATAACTACAATGATAAATCTATGTTGCGCGAAAAAATAGCAACAGATGTATTTAGGGAAGCAGGTTTGGCCAGCTCACATGCGTCTATCTATGAAGTGTATGTTGATCATGGAGACGGTCCTGAATACTTTGGAGTGTATACCATGGTAGAAGAAGTGGATGATACGGTAATAGACACACAGTTTTCGGATAATGACGGGAATTTATACAAGCCAGATGGCGATGGTGCTAGCTTTGCAGAAGGTACTTTTTCAGAAGATGTATTCGTAAAGAAAACCAATGAGGATGAAGCTGATTTTTCTGATATTGAAAATCTTTTTGCAGCATTGCATGCAGATAACCGCACAACGGATCCAGAAGCTTGGCGTACCAATTTGGAGACTATTTTTGATACGGATACATTCTTAAACTATTTAGCAGTGAATACGGTTATCCAAAATTGGGATACCTATGGTAGAATGACGCATAACTACTTCCTATATAACAATCCTGATACAGAAAAGTTAGCATGGATTCCTTGGGATAATAACGAAGCGCTACAGAGTGGAAATCAGCAGGGTTCCTTGGCTTTGGATTTCTCTGATTTAAATGACACAGAATGGCCGTTAATAGGTTATTTGTATGAGGACGCAACCTATAAAGCAAAATATGATAGCTATGTACAGGAATTTGTAAACAACGTATTCACAGTAAGTGCTATGCAATCTGAATATGCTGCCTACGCTTCATTAGTAGAACCTTATGCTACTGCCGAAGTTGAGGGGTATACATTCTTGAATTCTAGTGCAGACTTTCAGGCAGCAATTAGTGAGTTGAATAGTCACGTGTCTGAGCGAGTGGCCGCAGCGGAAAATTATTTGAATTAA
- a CDS encoding right-handed parallel beta-helix repeat-containing protein — protein MKNISFYLLLFTILSVVSCKKDVLNLGTEDTTSETEKEDLDEQGLPKIEFQAELPTVTNSLEYTIDIDQWDIPNDGTDAVKTTANLQAAIDWAHEEEYGRVILPEGTFLVGEDVNEIYQGGIEVHDNTEFVFSEGAILEIDTNNKWNYCVMSLDGDNIIIRDGIIQGDRDTHVFTPRESDGNISHDEGHGICVWNDSNVVLVDNMIIRNTTGDGSLVLEATDVTFTNNNIYNNRRQGISIVGGIRVTITDNEIHHINGTSPQFGIDIEGAGRVDEDILIQNNYFHHNKGGDIVNTSGKNVYILNNILEQGKGNDYIDGPLVSWHKTHNVIARNTITMDTGSVNGRLGYIQYSGGGDKGHNRATYVHDNVCNNCGMYMYKSSDADVRRNKFYGYFMAFSDFKNVTLIDNLVTYSEEHTNLRYCWSYRFKDATGVATDNYLGDELQDLPLTTTEPYTMQCVLDGW, from the coding sequence ATGAAAAATATATCATTCTACCTACTTCTCTTTACTATCCTCTCTGTAGTTTCCTGTAAAAAAGATGTTTTAAACTTGGGCACAGAAGACACCACATCAGAAACCGAGAAGGAAGATCTTGATGAGCAAGGTTTACCTAAAATAGAATTCCAGGCAGAATTACCCACAGTAACCAACAGCCTAGAATATACCATAGACATAGACCAATGGGACATTCCTAATGACGGAACGGACGCCGTTAAAACCACAGCTAATTTACAGGCCGCTATTGATTGGGCCCATGAAGAAGAATATGGCCGAGTTATATTGCCTGAAGGTACTTTTTTGGTAGGTGAAGACGTAAATGAAATTTACCAAGGTGGTATTGAAGTCCATGACAATACGGAGTTTGTTTTTAGTGAAGGAGCTATTCTAGAAATAGATACCAATAACAAATGGAACTATTGCGTAATGAGCCTAGATGGGGATAATATTATTATTAGAGATGGTATTATTCAAGGTGATAGAGATACACATGTTTTTACACCTCGGGAAAGTGATGGGAATATATCTCATGACGAAGGCCATGGTATTTGTGTTTGGAACGATAGTAATGTGGTGCTTGTAGATAACATGATCATTAGAAACACCACAGGCGATGGTTCTCTAGTTTTGGAAGCCACGGACGTTACGTTTACCAACAACAATATCTATAACAATAGAAGGCAAGGTATTTCTATTGTAGGTGGTATACGCGTTACCATTACCGATAATGAAATTCACCACATAAATGGTACGAGCCCACAATTTGGAATTGATATTGAAGGTGCTGGCCGTGTAGATGAAGATATCCTGATTCAGAACAACTATTTTCATCATAATAAAGGAGGAGATATTGTAAACACCAGTGGGAAAAATGTATATATTTTAAATAACATTTTGGAACAAGGCAAAGGCAATGATTATATAGATGGGCCATTAGTTTCTTGGCATAAAACCCATAACGTCATTGCTAGAAACACCATTACCATGGACACCGGTTCGGTTAATGGCAGACTAGGTTATATTCAATATTCTGGCGGAGGTGACAAAGGACATAATCGGGCTACCTATGTGCATGATAATGTTTGCAATAATTGCGGAATGTATATGTACAAAAGCTCTGATGCCGATGTTCGTAGAAATAAGTTCTATGGCTATTTTATGGCTTTTTCGGATTTTAAAAATGTAACCTTAATCGATAATCTAGTGACATATTCCGAAGAGCATACCAACCTCAGATATTGCTGGTCATACCGCTTCAAAGATGCCACAGGAGTTGCAACTGATAATTATTTAGGCGACGAACTCCAAGATCTTCCATTAACTACAACAGAACCCTACACCATGCAATGTGTATTGGATGGATGGTAA
- a CDS encoding TetR/AcrR family transcriptional regulator, with product MTKASNTRLTILQKAFDLIYKKGYQTTSIDEIIATTNVTKGAFYYHFKTKDEMGIAVIKEIVKPAMHNSLITHLENATKPLEGIYLMTKSLLLENSFLKFEYGCPASNLSQEMAPWNTEFSTVLNEITLEWLTTIENVIKKEIVNGTVKAEINPKQVAYFVISGYWGIRNFGKITNNIDCYHSYLQELKLYLESLNS from the coding sequence ATGACAAAAGCATCTAATACTCGACTTACCATACTTCAAAAAGCATTCGATTTAATTTATAAAAAAGGATATCAAACCACTAGTATAGATGAAATTATTGCAACAACTAATGTTACGAAAGGCGCTTTCTACTATCATTTTAAAACAAAGGATGAGATGGGTATTGCTGTTATTAAAGAGATTGTTAAACCTGCCATGCATAATTCGTTAATTACACATTTAGAAAACGCTACAAAACCACTGGAGGGAATCTATCTTATGACAAAATCCCTTCTCTTAGAAAACTCTTTTTTAAAATTCGAGTATGGTTGCCCTGCCAGTAATTTATCACAAGAAATGGCGCCTTGGAATACTGAATTTTCTACGGTATTAAATGAGATAACACTAGAATGGTTGACCACAATAGAAAATGTTATAAAAAAAGAGATTGTAAACGGTACCGTAAAAGCTGAAATAAATCCCAAACAAGTAGCCTATTTTGTGATTTCTGGTTACTGGGGCATTCGGAATTTTGGAAAAATAACCAATAACATAGATTGTTATCATTCTTATTTACAAGAACTTAAACTCTACTTAGAAAGTTTGAATTCATAA
- a CDS encoding DUF3817 domain-containing protein: MGNLFKTTIGRLRIIAYLEGISLLILVFIAVPLKYYFQNPSLTKSLGPIHGALFLLFIINTLSVGIEQNWKFSKTTWKVILACFIPFGTFYIDKKILSKLNS, encoded by the coding sequence ATGGGAAATCTATTTAAAACAACTATTGGGAGATTACGTATTATAGCCTATTTAGAAGGTATTTCTCTTTTGATACTGGTTTTTATTGCTGTACCCCTTAAATATTATTTTCAGAATCCTAGCTTAACTAAATCTCTAGGTCCTATTCATGGAGCTTTATTTTTACTTTTTATTATTAATACGCTCAGTGTAGGTATTGAACAGAACTGGAAGTTTAGTAAAACAACTTGGAAAGTGATTTTGGCCTGTTTCATCCCTTTTGGGACTTTCTATATTGATAAAAAAATCCTTAGTAAACTAAACTCATAA
- a CDS encoding phosphatase PAP2 family protein, producing the protein MKIKIAVLLTFCTIGSLVAQVDSLQIRPKKKLFKKTIVPLSLLTAGILLSDSNFEKNLHETAQGWVGNDFRTHLDDYTRYAPVATIFVANVAGVKAKHHWFDQTKNLAVSMILTDVVTRAIKNSVYKIRPDGSNDNAFPSGHTSIAFASGSAVYEEYKNTNPYVAYSGYGFATITGGLRLFNNKHFISDILAGAGIGILVTKLVYHFDYLWKWNPFLKFKDVTLVPRYAPGNVGLYFSKSF; encoded by the coding sequence ATGAAAATAAAAATTGCTGTACTTCTAACATTTTGTACCATTGGAAGTCTAGTTGCCCAAGTTGATAGTTTGCAGATTCGACCCAAAAAGAAGTTGTTTAAAAAAACAATAGTCCCTCTTTCTTTGCTCACCGCAGGTATACTATTATCGGACAGTAATTTTGAAAAAAATCTTCATGAAACCGCTCAGGGTTGGGTGGGCAATGATTTCCGAACACATTTGGATGATTATACACGTTATGCTCCTGTAGCTACTATTTTTGTTGCGAACGTAGCTGGAGTAAAAGCAAAACACCATTGGTTCGATCAAACCAAAAATCTAGCGGTATCCATGATACTTACGGATGTGGTAACCAGAGCCATAAAAAATTCAGTGTATAAAATAAGGCCTGATGGATCTAATGACAATGCTTTTCCATCCGGGCATACTTCCATTGCATTTGCATCAGGTTCTGCTGTTTATGAAGAATATAAGAACACTAACCCTTATGTGGCTTATAGTGGTTATGGTTTCGCTACGATTACGGGAGGGCTAAGATTATTCAATAATAAGCACTTTATTTCGGATATATTGGCAGGCGCTGGCATAGGAATCTTGGTCACAAAACTCGTCTATCATTTTGATTATCTGTGGAAATGGAATCCTTTCTTAAAATTTAAAGATGTAACACTGGTTCCTCGTTATGCTCCAGGAAATGTTGGGCTATATTTCTCTAAATCTTTTTAA
- a CDS encoding beta-galactosidase, with product MKIIYNLSVLLILLFSYNIVCAQHVREPRVYIEDYKGTEAGALKKIDSVEALIVTAESQGISTEQEKMTISLAKTFLLYANWDEENTPVYTEMFDGLHEFFQTTPENLAQHLPTYERSEVITMLTESITTLEALLSGEISRQPSPIIDWRKISYDTNRLVYNEKPVFLADYTWQPKKAGVISLEDYFGAYDGFYFDPTAVVSEQGAIADQLKKYLKQKPSGNFGTTFIGHKNIPSWLESKFPKVDIGKALYTGYDISNPASREIIQKLFSGIVPLIKGKNYTKQGYMLTNEPHWNLTGNWEIVQFSDYAKDSLRVWLKKKHRNIEAFNTLWGKDYSSFDEIDIESFPMEDGERGKPIGYDIIKFNQDRVTNWFTFLDSEVKKYDSGAMTHIKLIPMHWSQNGRGNGLDFEALTRLTSNIGNDAGAKKSFRWGGPYDWTKRYAYFWRDMAMTYDFFRSVSPKKVNYNSEGHFLQSTAFTDLFLEPSYVRSIYWLAVLQGMNSVQSWFWPRENNGSLQNKGEDIAASLINQPRVVNEISKTFMDLNTHSEDIDALQHLEQPIRLFYSETSAINKLQYMDGIFKSYEELYFEGLSIGFATKDILEKNDNRTWEVVLIKNTEYVTTEELNALQSYLDNGGTIIMDTLSLKKNEYDVLHRQNLVQGKGSLRVMDTPENMNRTAMHKISSQNKLPPLTLNEHNTGNKKRCVWRSYKDEDERYVINVLNIGNKTSQVTVGIRGVSNDVKCVNLLNGEKMNPTFSINPEEVLLLEITKNTN from the coding sequence TTTGTTATATGCTAATTGGGATGAAGAAAACACCCCTGTTTATACGGAGATGTTTGATGGATTGCATGAATTTTTTCAAACAACGCCAGAGAATTTAGCTCAACACTTGCCTACGTATGAGAGAAGTGAAGTCATTACCATGCTTACCGAAAGCATCACAACTTTAGAAGCTTTGTTATCTGGTGAAATTAGTAGGCAACCTTCACCCATTATAGATTGGCGTAAAATATCCTATGACACCAATAGACTTGTATATAATGAAAAACCAGTATTCTTGGCCGATTATACTTGGCAGCCAAAAAAGGCGGGTGTTATTTCATTAGAGGATTATTTTGGAGCTTATGATGGGTTTTATTTTGATCCTACAGCGGTAGTTAGTGAACAAGGAGCAATAGCGGACCAGCTTAAGAAATATTTGAAACAAAAACCATCTGGTAATTTCGGCACTACTTTTATTGGCCATAAAAATATTCCATCATGGTTAGAATCAAAATTCCCAAAAGTAGATATAGGGAAGGCTTTGTATACCGGTTATGACATAAGCAATCCTGCTTCTCGTGAAATTATCCAAAAATTGTTCTCGGGAATTGTTCCGTTAATAAAGGGTAAAAACTATACAAAGCAAGGTTACATGTTAACTAATGAACCACATTGGAACCTGACGGGAAATTGGGAAATAGTACAGTTTTCAGATTATGCCAAAGATAGTTTAAGGGTTTGGTTAAAGAAGAAACATAGAAATATAGAAGCTTTTAATACACTCTGGGGTAAGGATTATTCTAGCTTTGATGAAATAGATATTGAATCCTTTCCTATGGAGGATGGTGAAAGGGGGAAGCCCATTGGTTACGATATTATTAAGTTTAACCAAGACAGGGTTACCAATTGGTTTACTTTTTTAGATAGTGAAGTAAAGAAATACGATTCTGGAGCCATGACCCATATAAAACTTATTCCAATGCATTGGTCTCAAAATGGTAGAGGAAATGGTCTGGATTTTGAAGCCTTGACCAGACTTACATCTAACATTGGCAATGATGCCGGAGCAAAAAAATCATTTAGGTGGGGAGGTCCGTACGATTGGACAAAAAGATACGCCTATTTTTGGCGTGATATGGCTATGACCTATGATTTCTTTAGGTCCGTTTCACCCAAAAAAGTAAACTATAATTCAGAAGGACATTTTTTGCAAAGTACAGCTTTTACAGACCTTTTTTTGGAACCTTCTTATGTGCGTTCCATATACTGGTTAGCCGTTTTGCAAGGTATGAATTCTGTTCAGTCATGGTTTTGGCCTAGAGAGAATAATGGAAGTCTTCAAAACAAGGGAGAAGATATTGCGGCCTCTCTTATAAATCAGCCTAGAGTGGTAAATGAGATTTCAAAAACCTTTATGGATTTAAATACACATTCAGAAGATATTGATGCTTTACAACACCTGGAACAGCCCATACGTTTATTCTATTCCGAAACTTCTGCTATAAATAAACTGCAATATATGGATGGTATATTTAAGTCTTATGAAGAACTTTATTTTGAAGGCTTGTCCATTGGTTTTGCTACAAAGGACATTCTTGAGAAAAATGACAATCGTACATGGGAAGTTGTTCTGATAAAAAATACCGAATATGTAACCACGGAAGAACTGAATGCTTTACAGTCTTATTTAGATAATGGAGGTACTATAATTATGGATACGTTAAGTCTGAAGAAAAACGAATATGATGTATTGCATAGACAAAATCTTGTGCAAGGAAAAGGTAGTTTAAGGGTGATGGATACTCCAGAAAATATGAATAGGACTGCGATGCATAAAATTTCATCACAGAATAAATTACCTCCGTTAACTTTAAATGAGCACAATACTGGCAATAAAAAAAGGTGCGTATGGCGGTCTTACAAAGATGAAGATGAACGGTATGTAATTAATGTTTTGAATATAGGTAACAAAACTTCACAAGTTACAGTAGGTATTAGAGGCGTTTCTAATGATGTTAAATGCGTTAATCTTCTGAATGGTGAAAAAATGAATCCTACTTTTTCTATAAATCCTGAAGAAGTATTATTGCTTGAAATAACGAAAAATACGAATTAG